The Lolium rigidum isolate FL_2022 chromosome 1, APGP_CSIRO_Lrig_0.1, whole genome shotgun sequence region GGGCGAGATGGATTTGGATCTGTGGATCGTCAAGGTCAAGGAGGGGCAGCACCTCGCCGAGCACGAGCTCCAGTCCCTCTGCGAATACGTATGACACTCTATCTCCTTGCGATAGGCCCCCCTCGCCTCTTCTCTCAGTGTTGCGCGCCTCGGTGTTGTTCAGTGAGCTGAGCTGGTGGCGCGATTTTGGGGGCAGGAGAGGGTGGATGCATTTGCAGGCGGTTCTTGTGTAGGGCTGGTTGTGCAGCCGTGAATGATTGATGTTTCCTTGTGTTGAAACCATTCAGGTGAAGGAGATCCTCATCGAGGAGTCCAACGTGCAGCCGGTCAACAGCCCCGTGACGGTGTGCGGCGACATCCACGGCCAGTTCCACGACCTGATGAAGCTCTTCGCCACGGGAGGCCATGTCCCCGAGACCAACTATATATTTATGGTCTCTGGCTCCTCTGCTGGTGGTTTGGTGTCTTTGGGTTGGTTGGTTGTGGCCTCTCCCTGGTTTCTCGAGCTGAGTTTCTCTTGGCTTCTTGCAGGGTGACTTTGTGGATCGTGGGTTCAACAGCCTTGAGGTCTTCACCATTCTTTTGCTCCTAAAAGCCAGGTATGCCATTGAATGTATGCTTGACCTAGCTGATGCaatgaagtttgagcatgttggaGACTAAGTTCTGATGCAATGTCCGCTTTGTTTCCTTACTGTAACCAATTAAACGAATAAGATTTACTCTGTACAGTTATGATTTATGGCTTCTGTATTTTCTTGCACAAATGTCAAC contains the following coding sequences:
- the LOC124653159 gene encoding phytochrome-associated serine/threonine-protein phosphatase-like, which translates into the protein MDLDLWIVKVKEGQHLAEHELQSLCEYVKEILIEESNVQPVNSPVTVCGDIHGQFHDLMKLFATGGHVPETNYIFMGDFVDRGFNSLEVFTILLLLKARYAIECMLDLADAMKFEHVGD